The proteins below come from a single Pseudodesulfovibrio sp. JC047 genomic window:
- a CDS encoding YdiU family protein, translating into MIFDNTYARLPSRFFQQISPVVVEKPSLIRINTPLAKELELPLPDNQIQLAELFAGNMLLDGMDPIAQAYAGHQFGHFVPKLGDGRAVLLGEILTSKDARFDIQLKGSGPTTFSRGGDGRSPLGPVIREYIVSEAMHALGIPTTRALAMVLTGEKVHRETELPGAILTRIARSFVRVGTFEFFAARQDVDGLKQLTDFVIQRLYPEALDTEIPAATLLALICDSQARLLAKWMSVGFIHGVMNTDNTALSGETIDYGPCAFMDHYDPAQVFSSIDHQGRYAYNQQPLIAQWNLGCLGGCLMPLFHADEDAATDIGETVLATFTPTFAHHYRTAMCAKIGLSKESDDGFAHVKRLLELMHQDHADFTETFRRLSGAVTETSSFAALFSTHPEIEHWLSDWHVLLGREPRSKESIIQSMRATNPAFIPRNHQVEKAIQAAETHGDFSKTHTLITLLDAPFSDQPKYAEYLLPPTPSEQVKQTFCGT; encoded by the coding sequence ATGATATTCGACAACACCTATGCTCGGCTCCCAAGCCGCTTTTTTCAACAAATCAGCCCTGTCGTCGTTGAAAAGCCCAGTCTCATTCGTATCAACACCCCGTTGGCAAAAGAACTGGAACTCCCTCTGCCAGACAATCAAATACAACTGGCGGAACTCTTTGCGGGCAATATGTTGCTCGACGGGATGGACCCCATTGCGCAGGCCTATGCAGGCCATCAATTCGGTCATTTTGTCCCCAAACTCGGCGATGGTCGGGCTGTGCTTCTGGGAGAAATTCTCACGAGCAAAGACGCTCGGTTCGACATACAGCTCAAGGGATCCGGGCCAACAACTTTTTCACGCGGTGGTGATGGCCGCTCGCCCTTGGGACCGGTTATCCGGGAATACATCGTCTCTGAAGCCATGCACGCACTGGGGATTCCGACCACCCGCGCACTGGCCATGGTTCTGACGGGTGAAAAAGTCCACCGGGAAACCGAACTTCCCGGAGCCATTCTCACACGAATCGCCCGCAGTTTCGTTCGAGTGGGCACCTTTGAATTTTTCGCGGCCCGACAGGATGTGGACGGTCTAAAACAGCTCACTGATTTCGTCATACAGCGACTCTACCCCGAAGCACTGGACACGGAAATCCCGGCAGCAACACTTTTGGCACTCATTTGCGACAGTCAGGCCCGTCTGCTGGCCAAATGGATGAGCGTGGGGTTCATTCATGGAGTCATGAACACCGACAACACCGCTCTTTCCGGCGAAACGATAGACTACGGTCCATGCGCTTTCATGGATCACTATGATCCGGCCCAGGTCTTCAGCTCCATCGACCATCAGGGACGCTATGCCTATAACCAGCAACCATTGATCGCCCAATGGAATCTCGGATGTCTGGGAGGGTGTCTCATGCCGTTGTTCCATGCGGATGAAGATGCTGCCACGGACATCGGCGAAACCGTGCTCGCGACATTCACCCCGACCTTTGCCCACCACTACCGCACGGCCATGTGTGCCAAGATAGGGCTGTCTAAAGAAAGCGATGACGGGTTCGCCCATGTCAAACGTCTGCTCGAACTGATGCATCAGGACCATGCGGATTTCACCGAAACCTTCCGCCGTCTGAGTGGCGCGGTCACAGAAACGTCCTCATTCGCTGCGCTATTTTCAACGCACCCCGAAATCGAGCACTGGCTCTCGGACTGGCATGTCCTTCTTGGTCGGGAACCCCGATCAAAGGAATCCATCATTCAGTCCATGCGAGCCACCAATCCCGCCTTCATCCCCAGGAATCATCAGGTTGAAAAGGCCATACAGGCAGCCGAAACACATGGGGATTTTTCCAAAACGCACACCCTCATCACCCTGCTTGACGCACCGTTCTCGGACCAACCGAAGTATGCGGAATACCTGCTTCCACCA
- a CDS encoding phosphotransferase, giving the protein MKDHLLLWDLEPGRPRPDIQLPGSPQRCLHRAPVEDRSGTVWILEQLRPDQLERREQIGHCLATLAQKDLPIPAYRADRNGHYVVKQDHAFFQLSPFVPGTPLPQPDYIEDRTRGHALGQFLVALHEAAPNLQKCDAATPFRLETYIHELMETLAVRHPEIHHALIPIQDGLSPLFEAWPDLPTTLCHGDFHPLNIIWQEHEVAAVIDWEFSGVRPALFDVANCLGCVGIEDPLALIRGLSPTLLATLNTAGYLENDAFTLLPELILGMRFAWMSEWLRRNDTEMIDIEIQYMQLLANSIDTLLPAWKNLLGHP; this is encoded by the coding sequence ATGAAAGACCATCTGTTGCTGTGGGACCTGGAACCAGGCAGACCACGACCAGACATACAATTACCGGGAAGCCCCCAACGATGCCTCCACCGCGCACCAGTGGAAGATCGCTCAGGCACGGTCTGGATACTTGAACAGCTCCGACCAGACCAACTCGAACGACGCGAGCAGATAGGGCACTGCCTCGCGACCCTCGCCCAAAAAGATCTCCCCATCCCCGCATACCGTGCCGACCGCAATGGCCACTACGTGGTGAAACAGGATCACGCGTTTTTTCAACTGTCCCCCTTTGTCCCCGGGACACCGCTGCCGCAACCCGACTACATCGAAGATCGAACACGCGGCCATGCGCTGGGTCAATTTCTGGTCGCGCTCCACGAAGCGGCTCCGAATCTTCAGAAATGTGACGCGGCCACACCATTCAGACTGGAAACATACATCCATGAACTCATGGAGACGCTGGCTGTCCGGCATCCGGAAATCCATCACGCCCTGATCCCGATCCAGGACGGACTCTCTCCTCTTTTCGAAGCATGGCCCGATCTGCCAACCACACTCTGCCACGGCGACTTTCACCCTCTGAATATCATCTGGCAGGAGCACGAAGTGGCGGCGGTCATCGACTGGGAATTTTCCGGCGTTCGACCTGCCCTGTTCGATGTGGCCAACTGCCTGGGGTGTGTCGGCATCGAAGACCCGCTGGCCCTCATTCGGGGCCTGTCTCCAACGCTCTTGGCCACTCTGAACACGGCAGGGTATCTTGAAAACGACGCATTCACACTGCTTCCAGAGTTGATTCTGGGGATGCGGTTCGCGTGGATGTCCGAATGGCTCAGACGAAATGATACGGAAATGATCGACATCGAAATTCAATACATGCAGCTGCTCGCCAACTCCATCGACACCCTGTTGCCGGCCTGGAAAAACCTTTTGGGACATCCATGA
- a CDS encoding SDR family oxidoreductase, translated as MTSLRNKTLVVTGASKGIGANLAKELAHDGVNLVLGARTESGLEKTRDTCRSYGVQAESLAGDASTAAVAKKLVKTAYDLGNFHGFVQAAGIFKPGPLVWDITEDHLHEVMNASVGAAHQLIRYAVPILLRKGEGLAIFFGSDGAEQAQPGIGAYYAAKAAEEHLAHQLAVEAPSITTLIWRPYVMQSMDPTDSGDTELLKNVFTA; from the coding sequence ATGACTTCTCTCAGGAATAAAACCCTTGTGGTGACAGGGGCATCCAAAGGCATTGGGGCAAACCTGGCCAAAGAACTGGCCCATGATGGCGTCAACCTCGTCCTTGGCGCCAGAACGGAATCGGGACTTGAGAAGACCCGTGACACCTGCCGCAGTTACGGCGTCCAGGCGGAAAGTCTGGCCGGTGACGCCTCAACTGCGGCCGTTGCCAAAAAGCTTGTCAAAACCGCTTACGACCTTGGCAATTTTCATGGTTTTGTGCAGGCCGCCGGGATTTTCAAACCGGGACCACTGGTCTGGGACATCACTGAAGACCACCTCCACGAGGTCATGAACGCTTCAGTGGGCGCGGCCCACCAATTGATCCGATATGCCGTCCCCATTCTGCTACGAAAAGGCGAAGGATTGGCCATTTTCTTTGGTTCTGACGGTGCTGAACAAGCGCAGCCAGGAATTGGAGCCTATTACGCAGCCAAGGCAGCAGAAGAACATCTGGCACACCAACTGGCTGTCGAAGCCCCAAGCATCACGACCCTTATCTGGCGGCCATATGTGATGCAGTCCATGGACCCGACCGACTCCGGGGACACCGAACTGCTCAAAAACGTCTTTACCGCATAA
- a CDS encoding aminotransferase class I/II-fold pyridoxal phosphate-dependent enzyme — protein sequence MTLKMGKHRQLVAQSEIRNMTLECAKVGGVNLAQGVCDLPVPDEVVAGAEEAMRSGFNTYTRYDGLPRFREAIAAKQKRYTGMDVDPDSQVVVSAGATGAFYATCLALLDEGDEVLVFEPYYGYHVTTLASLGVTSVPVVLEPPEWAFTADDLERAITKKTRAILVNTPSNPAGKVFTREELTVIAACAEAHDLFVFTDEIYEHFVFDGREHISPATLPGMARRTITISGLSKVFAVTGWRLGYAVCDPEWALAIGHFSDLVYICAPAPLQVGAARGLERLGPEYYQGISDDHQLKRDLFCQTLEDIGLTPHRPQGAYYTLADVTALPGRTARERAMFLLEKTGVACVPGSAFYSGPTGETLARFCFAKQMDALEDAMTRLRGLQL from the coding sequence ATGACACTAAAAATGGGCAAGCACAGACAATTAGTGGCTCAATCCGAGATACGAAACATGACGCTGGAGTGTGCGAAAGTCGGTGGAGTGAACCTGGCTCAGGGGGTCTGTGATCTGCCCGTGCCAGATGAAGTCGTTGCCGGTGCGGAAGAGGCCATGCGGTCCGGATTCAATACCTATACCCGATATGACGGGCTACCCCGGTTTCGTGAGGCCATCGCTGCCAAGCAGAAACGATACACCGGTATGGACGTGGACCCGGACTCGCAGGTCGTGGTTTCCGCTGGAGCAACCGGTGCCTTTTATGCCACCTGTCTTGCCTTGCTCGATGAAGGCGACGAGGTCCTCGTATTCGAACCGTATTACGGATATCATGTCACGACCCTGGCCTCGCTGGGAGTTACGTCGGTTCCGGTGGTTCTCGAACCGCCGGAGTGGGCGTTTACTGCGGACGATCTGGAGCGTGCGATCACGAAAAAAACGCGGGCCATTCTTGTGAATACCCCGTCCAATCCGGCGGGCAAGGTCTTTACCCGTGAAGAATTGACCGTGATTGCGGCGTGTGCCGAAGCCCATGATTTGTTTGTGTTCACGGATGAAATTTATGAACATTTCGTATTCGATGGTCGGGAGCACATCAGCCCGGCCACCCTTCCGGGCATGGCTCGGCGGACCATCACCATTTCCGGGTTGTCCAAGGTCTTTGCCGTGACCGGTTGGCGGCTCGGCTATGCCGTGTGCGATCCAGAATGGGCCTTGGCTATCGGGCATTTCAGTGATCTGGTGTATATTTGTGCGCCTGCTCCGTTGCAGGTCGGTGCGGCCAGGGGGTTGGAGCGGTTGGGACCGGAGTATTATCAAGGGATATCAGACGACCATCAGCTCAAACGAGATCTTTTTTGCCAGACGTTGGAAGATATCGGATTGACGCCGCACAGGCCCCAGGGTGCGTATTATACGTTGGCTGACGTCACCGCGCTTCCGGGTCGGACAGCTCGGGAGCGGGCCATGTTCCTGTTGGAAAAAACCGGCGTGGCCTGTGTGCCGGGGTCGGCGTTTTATTCCGGCCCGACCGGAGAAACGCTGGCCCGTTTCTGCTTTGCCAAACAGATGGATGCCTTGGAGGATGCCATGACTCGATTGAGAGGGCTTCAGTTATGA
- a CDS encoding TraR/DksA C4-type zinc finger protein, with product MTDAQKREFRAYAQAEIDGLKTEIPRLETLVQPVAPDNAIGRISRMDTIVNQSVTKAQLSKCKIRLVRLKAALERVDDEDFGLCVECDEPIPMARLKAMPETQLCVECAD from the coding sequence ATGACTGACGCGCAAAAAAGGGAATTCAGAGCATATGCCCAGGCGGAAATCGACGGTTTGAAGACGGAGATTCCTCGACTGGAGACATTGGTGCAGCCTGTTGCGCCGGATAATGCCATTGGCCGTATTTCCCGGATGGATACGATCGTCAATCAGTCCGTGACCAAGGCGCAACTCTCCAAATGCAAGATCCGGCTTGTTCGTTTGAAGGCGGCCCTTGAGCGGGTGGACGACGAGGATTTCGGGCTGTGTGTCGAATGTGATGAGCCGATCCCCATGGCGCGGCTCAAGGCCATGCCCGAGACGCAACTGTGCGTGGAGTGTGCAGACTGA
- a CDS encoding 4Fe-4S binding protein: MKQRITPTTFRLTVQAAFTLFCAYVGFRFAAFMAWALGTSQIFVPKPGAVEGFLPISALMGFRQFLHSGTWDTVHPAGLAIFIAILLMAVLFRKGFCGYICPVGFISHLLELAGRRLHLAITPPKWINFPLMGLKYLLLGGFCYAIFSMTPQALESFISSPYNRVSDAKMLAFFTNPSALSLSILGGLLVLSLCIRNFWCRYLCPYGALLGLLAWFSPVAVKRDTTQCIHCEKCTDHCPSGITIHQKTVVHSPECLGCAQCIEACPVEDCLSMGLPGGKRIPWLTVGIGAVATLLLVWAWAKATGHWDSTMSPAMLKRIYMMILGA; the protein is encoded by the coding sequence ATGAAACAACGTATCACTCCCACCACATTTCGTCTGACCGTCCAAGCAGCTTTCACCCTTTTCTGTGCCTATGTCGGATTCCGATTCGCGGCCTTCATGGCCTGGGCACTTGGCACATCCCAAATCTTTGTTCCCAAACCCGGCGCGGTCGAAGGGTTCCTTCCCATCAGCGCGCTCATGGGGTTCCGTCAATTCCTGCACTCCGGGACATGGGATACAGTCCACCCTGCGGGTCTGGCCATCTTCATTGCCATTCTGCTCATGGCCGTGCTTTTTCGAAAAGGATTCTGCGGGTACATCTGCCCGGTCGGATTCATTTCACACCTTCTGGAACTGGCGGGACGCCGACTGCATCTGGCCATCACTCCCCCCAAATGGATCAATTTCCCCCTGATGGGCCTGAAATATCTGCTTCTGGGCGGCTTCTGCTATGCCATTTTTTCCATGACTCCCCAGGCATTGGAGTCATTCATTTCCAGCCCGTATAATCGGGTCTCCGACGCAAAAATGCTCGCATTCTTCACCAATCCGTCCGCCCTGTCGCTGTCCATACTCGGCGGATTGCTCGTGTTGAGCCTCTGCATTCGGAATTTCTGGTGTCGATATCTCTGCCCATACGGCGCGTTGCTCGGCCTGCTCGCCTGGTTCAGCCCTGTCGCCGTAAAACGAGACACGACCCAGTGCATCCACTGTGAAAAATGTACAGATCACTGCCCGTCCGGGATTACGATCCACCAAAAAACCGTGGTTCATTCACCGGAATGTCTCGGCTGTGCTCAATGTATTGAAGCCTGTCCGGTTGAGGACTGTTTGTCCATGGGATTGCCGGGAGGCAAACGCATCCCGTGGCTGACCGTCGGCATCGGAGCCGTGGCCACGCTGTTGCTGGTCTGGGCCTGGGCCAAGGCGACCGGGCATTGGGATTCCACCATGTCACCGGCCATGCTCAAACGGATCTACATGATGATTCTCGGGGCATAG